Part of the Paenibacillus sp. FSL R7-0273 genome is shown below.
GGTTATTATCAGGGTCCGTCTATCCTTACTGACCAGCAGGCTGCAGATACCGTTGCTTTCAAAATCGATCAGCTGCCTGAAGCAGAAAAACTCACCCTTGAGCATGAGCCGGCGGTTAATTGGGTGTACCGGAGATATTCCAACCTGACTGAAGCTCAGAAAGAGCTGGTCAACAAAGCAAACACGGACAAAATCATTGCACTAAAAACAGCAATAGACAAATTAAAGCTTGGTTAGGAAAGAAAGTCCCTACCAGCACATCAAAGACCGCTGCCCTCAAAGGCGCGGTCTTTTTCGCCTGTAAGCATACCGCGCTACAACAGCTCCGCCATTGTGAGCACGCCGCTCCGCTCAAATTCAGCCAGAATTCCCGGAGGCAGCAGCTCCTCAAGCTCAGTCCGGGTACACCATTTGTAGGCTGCGTGCTCCTCAGAGAGAATTACTGCGTCCTTTTCGCTTTCGCAGAGATAAGTGATGATGACAACCTGCCTGCCGGGATCGGTCAGAAAAGAAGCGGCATATGCTACTGCTCCGACCGTTACGCCAAGTCCTGTTTCTTCAGCGATCTCCCGTTCAAGCGCGGCTTCCAGCCCTTCTCCGAATTCAATTTTCCCTCCGGGACACTCCCAGCTTCCGGCCCCTATAATATCTGCCGCAGCGCGCCGGACAATAAGAATACGGCCCTGGTGCACAATGATTCCTTTGACGGCAATGATAATGCTCCTGGAATTTCTGGTCATATAGGTTCTGCCTCCTTCATGCCTGCTCCTGTTCATCCTGATACATTATATCCGCACTTTACGCCGGCAACGACTGATTTTTTTGTTTGGCCGGCTTTTAACTGTGGTAAGTAACATAGCGTAGACCTAAAGTGCCTGAGATCAGCGCATAAACCAGCAATCCTTAGCCATCCTAAAACGATGAATGACTTCGAGAAGTGCAAAAGCGAAAGGAGAATGGATCATGCCAGAAAATCAAGAAGCCAAGAAAACGTTGCCTCCGCAGGTGCAGGACAAGCAGCCGGGAATCGAAAGTGAGATGAATCCGCTGCCGGAGTTTGAAACCTCCGAATATAAAGCGGCCGGCAAGCTGCTGGGCAAGGCAGCGCTTATTACCGGGGGAGACAGCGGAATCGGGCGTGCGGTAGCCGTGCATTTTGCCAAGGAGGGTGCTGATGTCGTTATTTCCTATCTGAATGAGCATAGCGACGCAGAGGAGACGAAACGCCAAGTGGAGCAGGAGGGCCGCAAGTGTATTCTGATTGCCGGTGACATCGGTGTAGAAGCCTTCTGCCAGGACCTGATCAACAAGACGGTAGAAGGGCTCGGTAAGCTGGATATTCTGATCAACAATGCTGCCGAACAGCATCCGCAGGACAAGATTGAGGACATTACCTCGGAACAGCTGGAGCGGACCTTCCGTACTAATATATTCTCAATGTTTTATTTAACCAAAGCAGCCATGCCTCATCTGAAAAAAGGTTCAACAATCATTAACACAACTTCGATTACGGCCTACCGCGGTAATCAGCAGCTGCTGGACTATTCGTCCACCAAAGGGGCGATTCTCAGCTTCACCCGCTCCCTGTCGATGAATCTGGCTGAAAAAGGCATCCGGGTCAATGCTGTGGCTCCGGGTCCGATCTGGACTCCGCTGATTCCATCCACCTTTGATGCGAAAAAAGTGAGCGAGTTCGGGGGCACGCAGCCGATGAAGCGTCCGG
Proteins encoded:
- a CDS encoding NUDIX hydrolase; the protein is MTRNSRSIIIAVKGIIVHQGRILIVRRAAADIIGAGSWECPGGKIEFGEGLEAALEREIAEETGLGVTVGAVAYAASFLTDPGRQVVIITYLCESEKDAVILSEEHAAYKWCTRTELEELLPPGILAEFERSGVLTMAELL
- a CDS encoding SDR family oxidoreductase, producing the protein MPENQEAKKTLPPQVQDKQPGIESEMNPLPEFETSEYKAAGKLLGKAALITGGDSGIGRAVAVHFAKEGADVVISYLNEHSDAEETKRQVEQEGRKCILIAGDIGVEAFCQDLINKTVEGLGKLDILINNAAEQHPQDKIEDITSEQLERTFRTNIFSMFYLTKAAMPHLKKGSTIINTTSITAYRGNQQLLDYSSTKGAILSFTRSLSMNLAEKGIRVNAVAPGPIWTPLIPSTFDAKKVSEFGGTQPMKRPGQPEELAPAYVYLASSDSSYVSGQVIHVNGGEIING